The DNA sequence GGATTTAGcgtcatttcaccgtaattcattgagaagcatagcaagcatcatcagcCAATTTATAGGTGCACCCCTAATTTTGGTCAGTGTCTCTGCCTACCAACCACACTTTTTTTGCCATGGTTTATGCATCTGATGGAGAACAAACTATGCCATTTCTCTAATTAGGTTGCTCTGTATTTTGCACCTGGTTACTTTTGGCATATTTcttgtgtttatgtttaaaaaaaattttttactttaaatgcaaaatacacttaTGTTTTTCCCAAACTGTTGTgttaatttgttttataaacaaatgatttacataaagtttttcCGGACCAATGAAAATGATGAGAATTCAGATTTGGACCTTTGAATGtaaactttgagaacccctgatTTATACTATTATAGCaatattacacactaactagagtttaaaaaatgggatcagaaagaacatgacctttaaaaaCAGACCAAAATTAGCCTTCTAGATCAAAGAAGGCCAGAGTTATACTGAATTTGAAGGTGCacatcaccttttcaccccccACACAAAAAGCGAGGAGGTGACAGATAAAGGGTTAAAACCCCTTAACTGTGACAGGTCCATGGGTGGGCCCAAATGGTTTACGTAACTATTACACTGATCATACTGACAGTGTATTAGGTTATAAGATCATTATATTAACAaatctttctttgtttatttactCAAAGTTTGTTTACTCAAGGCAAAGTCAGAATTCAGTGTTGTAGACATTTTATTGAAGAAAACTTTGGAAACAATTTAACAACCACATTTTCTTTGTACCATATTTATACATGGAAAAGTTTTCCTCAATAAAATGTCTACAAAACTGAATTCTGACTTTGCCTTGAGTACATAAACTAGGAAAAATTTGTTAATGTAATGACCATATAACCTGATGCACTGTCAGTTCtttcctgtttttttatttgtctattCATGTGACGTTTGAGAAAGGGTGTGGTAAAAATTCAGTGATGTCGAACAGTGTAAATCCTTTTTCATCTTCAGATAAGGAATTACTGCCGAGATAAGAGAAACTTTGCATTGTGGTATTATTATCAATTTTAAAATGAAGACTACAGCTTGTGTGCTCCTTTTTATGAGTCTCTTTAGAATGAACTCTGGTTATAGAAGACACTATTATTTGGGTGACAGAAAGACCTGGAAAGATGCACAAACGTACTGCAGAAACTACTATGATGACCTGTCCACTGTCAGCGGTTCATATCTACAGATATTCTCCTATATTTCTCAATTCTACAACAACTATTTTTATTGGATTGGACTTCAATCAGATACAACCCTACACATTTGGAAGTGGTCTGCAGGTGGACAGGCAATAATTAATGATTGGGGCTATGGTGAACCAAGAATTTATTATGAAATGTGTGGTTATGTCTATACAATAGATTCTAAAGTGTATGAAAGTAACTGCTCTTGGAGTATACCATTTTTTTGTATGGAGGACTATGAGTTGATCCTGGTTAAACAGGAAAGCACATGGGAAGAGGCTCTGGACTACTGCAGACTGCACTACATTGATCTGGCTATTCTATATGTAGATGTTGTGATGGCAGAGGCAAAGATTGCTAGCACATATGCAAAGACAGACGAACTGTGGACTGGTCTGCGTTTTTTATCAGGACGTTGGTTTTGGGTAAATGGAGAAAAACTTGAATATAAGGCCTGGTCTGTGGGGCAAGAGCT is a window from the Misgurnus anguillicaudatus chromosome 21, ASM2758022v2, whole genome shotgun sequence genome containing:
- the LOC129438267 gene encoding snaclec 5-like; its protein translation is MEDYELILVKQESTWEEALDYCRLHYIDLAILYVDVVMAEAKIASTYAKTDELWTGLRFLSGRWFWVNGEKLEYKAWSVGQELQCPAMNQRCGVYHRQEMAWKPEDCVKKLNFLCVKKGYSFP